A window of Thiocapsa bogorovii genomic DNA:
ATGCGGCACACCTGCAAGATCGAACGCGACCCGTTCAAAGCGACCCATCTCGACGGGATGATCGATCAGGTCATCGTAATTCTCAGCGCGATAACATCCGAAACCACGCACATCGATCTGCTCGGGCGTAAGGCTGGTGGCAACCTCCCATTTCCCCTCGACCCGTCCATCCGCCGGTAATAGATCGACCAGACAGCGTCGGTCGTCCATACCGCGAACCCGCATCAGGAGAACCGCCCCGTTGAAATAGGCGTGCGTCGTATCGAGATGCGCTGCTCGAACAGAGAGATCCCAAGCGTAGACCTGATACCGCACCCTGATTGCGCTGCCCGCCGCCCGACAAAACCACGTTTGTTTGTCGCGCTTTCGACACTCAAGCGGTGTTCCGTCGGCCGATTCGGCGACGAGCGTCAGAACATTCCTGGCGAAGTCCCGAATCATATAACTGCCGGGGATCCACGCGGGCAGAGAGAGCTCGACAAGCTCGGCCCCCGAGCTCGGGATCTCGATATCGACTTGGAACCGGTGTGCTTGCGGAACGGCGGGGCGAACGCGATAAATCAGGTCGAGCGACATCAGAGCAGGAGGTGTCGTGAGGGGTAATTTGTTTTTCGGCGATTCGAGTCTGGCATTGAGGACGACCTCGGGGCATTGCCCCGAAGCCGGAGTCAGCTTACCAGCGCGGCCCGCGTGAGGGGCGCTCACCGCGCGGCTTGGCTTGGTTGACCTTCAGGTTCCGGCCTTTAAGCGGCGTCTCGTTCAGCCCCTTGATGGCGGCATCGGCCTCGGAGTTGTTCGGCATCTCGACGAAGCCAAAGCCTTTGGACTCACCAGTGAACTTGTCGGTGATCAAGTTCACGCTCGAGATCTCGCCATAAGCGGAGAATGCGGTCTTCAGCTCGTCTTGGGTCACGCCGTAGGCCAGGTTGCCAACGTAAATATTCATTATTCAAGAGTTCCGTGAGAGCGCATTGAAGAGAAAGAGAGAACGGTCGAAAAATCAATACGCAACTGATTCGACAGTCTTTGCCCCCAACCGTTGGAGACGAAGGTGTGGCGGGACCGGAGCGATCCGGCTCCCGCGGTGCTCGTCAAAGACCTACGGCGTTGCGCCGCGCCCGCGGCGGTCGCCCCCACGCCAGGGACGTTTCCCGGCCGCTGAAGCGGCGGCCGTTAGCGGCTTGCGTGCCGGCCGGTTCTGGCCTCGCGAGTCGCGGCGACCGCCCAGGCTGCGATCGGGCTCGGACTCGGGAGGAATCAGAGACGGCTCGAAACCGACCACGGGATCCAGCGCGATCTCCTTACGCAGGAGACGCTGAATTCCTTGAAGCAAACCGCGTTCGTCATGACTGACCAAGGACAGCGCCTTTCCGCCTGCGCCCGCTCGACCGGTCCGCCCGATGCGATGCACATAATCTTCGGCGACGTTGGGCAACTCGAAGTTCACCACTTGGGGCAGATCGACGATATCCAATCCCCGCGCGGCGATATCCGTCGCCACCAGCGCTCGAACGCTGCCGCGCTTGAAATCGTCCAAGGCGCGCGTTCGAGCCGACTGGCTCTTGTTGCCGTGGATGGCCGCGGCGGTGATGCCCTCTCGCCCGAGGTGCTCCACCAGCCGATTGGCGCCGGCCTTGGTTCGCGTGAAGACCAGCACCTGGTGCCACTCCTCGCGACGGAAGAGGTGCGCGAGCAGATCGCGCTTGCGGGCCTTGTCCACGGGATGAGCCGCCTGAGTGACCGTTTCGGCCGCCGTGTTGCGGCGTGCGACCTCGATGAACTTCGGGCGCTTGAGAAGCCCGTCGGCCAGCCGTCTGATATCGTCGGAATAGGTCGCCGAAAACAATAGATTCTGGCGCCGCTCGGGGAGGAACTGGATGATGCGCCGGATGTCGTGGATGAAGCCCATGTCCAGCATGCGATCGGCTTCGTCCAGCACGAGCATCTCGACGCGCGACAGGTCGACGGTGCGTCGGCCGGCGTGATCGAGCAGGCGGCCCGGTGTTGCGATCAAGACGTCGACACCCCGCTGCAGCTGATTGATCTGCGGTTGCATACCGACACCACCGAAGACGATGGCCGATCGCAAAGGCAAGTGCAGGCCGTAGGCGTGCACACGCTCCCCGACCTGGGCCGCCAGCTCGCGCGTCGGCGTCAGGATGAGTGCACGCGGGTGACGTTGCGGGTGCCCCTTCTCGGAGAGACGCTGCAGGAGAGGCAGCACGAAGGCCGCAGTCTTCCCTGTTCCGGTTTGAGCCCCGGCAAGTAGGTCATGACCGGCCAGAATTTCCGGTATTGCCTGCAGTTGAATCGGGGTCGGGCGGGCGTAACGCTGCGTTGCTACGGCACGCAGCAAGTCGGCCTGAAGGCCGAGTGAATCGAATGACATTGAAACTCCTGAAACCGGCCTAAGACCGCGCAAGCGCGGGACCGGCCTAGGCAGAAAAAGAGGCGTTCGAGGATGAAGCCTTGGGAAAAGGTGGGGTCAGCCGCGAGACGACGCATCGACCGGATGATGCGAGAAGTGGAGTCTACGCGACGCGCCCAATGAAAGCCAGCGCCGTCGGTAGCCTATTTATCTTGCATTTTTCGCATCGGGATTTTGGAGCCCGCTGCAACCTGCGGCCTCCCGGTATCGAAATCTTCACCGACATTCCATCTCGGCATCCGAGGTCAACATCGGCTCGTGCGACCGAGCCAAGCCCGCACGATGCCAAAATGGATGCCGAGATGGTGCCCGGCAAATCGCCGGAGCAATGGCGCCTTAGGCGTCGACCGCTTGGAGATAGCTGGATTTGAAGGCTTCGCGATCGGCCTTCGAAGAAGGGTCATAGCCCTGCTCCGCCATTTTCTGCTTCATCCAGCCGGGAAGCACGCCGCGCACATAGACGTTGTCCGAATTCTCCGGATCGACATATCGCGTATACTGCCGCCCCCCAGTAGAGGCGCGCCGGACCGACGCGCCTGCACGCCGGCGCTTGGATTCCACAAGAGGCAGAATGTCTTCCAATTCGTAGCCGTATTGGGCGATCAGGCCCTTGATCTGTTGAGCGACTTCCGATTTCGCTTCTTGACGGCGCACTTCCAGTGCGCGCTTCAGCTCGGCCTTGCTGCTTTCGATTTCGGCAAGCTGCTGCTGAATCTCGTCGACGCTAAGGTTAGCGTACTCCACGTGATATACCTCCAAAACGGGTAAAGGATGATTCCCGAAAAGTCAAACGAGCCGTCATGCGGCTCGATCCTGCATAATTTATGCGATTTATAATGGATGTCAAGCAGAAAGGGTAAAACGCGACCGGATGAGATGCTCCGATCGATCCATCGAACATCTTACTCGACTTTGGCCATTTCCGGGCCTCGGCGGAAGCGCCGCGAGGCGCCGGGAGCGACGGTGACAGACCCGATTGATGTGGCGGCAGAGGGCCGCGGACGGTATCGTCCGATGTCGACCAAAACCTCGGACCTGCCCGCGGATGTTCCCTCTGCCAGCCTCGATTGTATCTGTTCTGCAGCCCTTTGCCTGCCTGTTCACCGCGCCGACCCTGGCGCATCTGCACGTCTTGCTCACGGGAACGCTGCTGGCGCAAGGACCACGCACGGTGACGGCGGCACTGCGGGCGATGGGGCTGAGCGCGGAGCGGCGCTTCGAGCGTTACCACCGGGTGCTGAATCGGGCGCGTTGGTCGTCGCGCCAAGGGGCGCGGATTCTGCTGGGGTTGTTGCTCGGGATGTTGCCGGCGCAGGTGCCGATCGTGGTGGCGGTCGACGAGACGCTGGAACGGCGCAAGGGCGCGCGCATTCGAGCGAAGGGGATGTATCGCGATGCGGTGCGCTCCTCGCGCGGCAAGGTGGTGACCTGTTTGGGGCTGGAGTGGATCTGCATGGCGTTGTTGGTGCCCGTGCCGTGGAGCACGCGGCCTTGGGCGCTGCCCTTTCTCACCCGCTTGGCGCCGTCGAAACGGGCCGACGAGGCGGCCGCGCGGCACCATCGCACGGTCGTGGAGCTCACCATCGGGATGGTCTGGCTGGTCTCGCGCTGGCTGCAGCAACGCCGCTGGATCCTGCTCGGCGACGGCAGCTACTCCTGCATCCAGCTGGGGTGGGAAGTGCTGGCTGCGCAAGCGACCCTGATCACGCGCCTGCGCCTGGATGCACGCCTGTTCGCCTTTCCCGAGCCGGTGCCCGCCGGGCGGCGCGGCCCCAAGCCGAAGAAAGGCGGCGTACTGGCCAAGCTCGCCACACGCGAGGAAGCGGCGCACACCCGAGGCGAGGAGGTCGCGATTCAATGGTACGGACAGCCCAAAACGCTGCGCCTGCTCAGCGAGGTGTGTCTGTGGCACACCGCGGGATGGCCGCCGTTGCCGATTCGCTGGGTGCTCGTGGTCGATCCCGAGGGCCGGCTGCCGACGCAAGCCTTCTTCACCACCGACCTGAACATGGCGCCGGCCCGCGTCGTGGAGCTGTTCGTCCAGCGCTGGTCGCTCGAGGTCACCTTCGAGGAAGTCCGTCGCCACCTCGGCGTCGAGACCCAGCGCCAGTGGAACGACCTGGCGATCGCACGCACCACGCCGATGCTGATGGCGCTGTTCTCGCTCGTCTGTCTCATGGTCTACCGGTGGCGCGAGCGCTGGGACGCCCTGCCGCGCTCCACGGCCTGGTATCTGAAGTCCCACGCCACCTTCTCCGATTGCCTGGCCCTGGTGCGGCGCACCATCTGGGCCGAGGAGAATTACGCCTACTCACGGTCCGAGGGGGAGATGGTCCTAATTTCGTCCAAGCGACTCGATCGCCTGCTGGAACAGCTCGCGGCGACCGCCTAGATTGGCCAAAGTCGAGATCTTAAAGAGCCGCTCAGTCGCGCAGCTTCACGCAGATGCTCGGCTGGGTCGCACACACGGATTGAGCAATTCGGAACCGAATCGGACACGCCGGGAAAGGAGACTCATCGGCTCGATGATTGGTCGAGCATCGCATCCTCCTGCGCCGTATCCTCGGCATTACGGCTCAGAAACATCGCATCGCCGTAGCTGAAGAACCGATACCGAGCCTCCACGGCATGGCGGTAGGCATCCATCACGGGACGATAGCCTGAAAAGGCGGAAACCAACATCAGCAGTGTCGATTCTGGCAGGTGGAAGTTGGTAATCATCGCGTCCACCACCCGAAACCGATAACCCGGCCGAATAAAGAGACGACTGTCGCCCCGAAAAGGGCGAAGCTCGCCTTCGGCCGCGGCGCTCTCGAGACTCCGGACGCTCGTGGTACCGACCGCGACGATACGCCCACCACCCGCGCGCGTCGAATGGACTTGACGGCAGACCTCTTCATTGACGTCGATCCATTCCGCGTGCATCTCATGCCGATCGAGGTCATCGACGCGAACCGGCTGGAAGGTTCCTGCGCCGACATGCAATGTCACCTCCGCGAACGCGACGCCCATCTCCCGCAGACGGGCCAACATGGCCTCGTCGAAGTGAAGGCCGGCCGTCGGAGCGGCGACAGCCCCGCTGTGACGAGCGTAGACGGTTTGATAGCGCGCATCGTCAGAAGCGTCGTCCGGACGCTGGATATAGGGCGGCAAGGGAATGTGGCCCTGCGCCGACATAAGGTCGGCAAAGCTGCCTTCGGTCAGTCCAAGGCGATAAAGATCGCCTTCGCGCCGGCGCACGAGAAGGCGAACGCCCGCGCCGAGATCGATCCAGCGCCCCGGCTTGAGTGACTTACTTGCGCGGACCTGGGCCAATGCCTCGCGGGCCCCGAGGACGCGCTCGATCAGGATCTCGACTCGACCGCCGGTATCCTTGTGCCCGAGCAGTCGGGCTCGCATCACCCGCGTGTTGTTGAAGACCAACAAATCACCCGGCCTCAGCAACCGCGGCAGATCGCGAAAGAAGAGGTCGCGACACCCCTCGCGCAAGGGATCGAGCGCAAGCAACCGCGATGCACCGCGATCGGGCAGCGGGCGCTGGGCAATCAAGTCGGCGGGCAGGTCGTAGTGAAAATCACGAAGGCGCATGAAGCGAATAGACATGAAACAGGTTGCAACGGTCTACGACGAAGGTCTAGAAGCAGGCGGTCGGCGAACGCGGCGGGCATGATAGCACTCGAAGCTCGATCGTCTTCGGTTATCCTTATCCGCTGGATCCCAATGACGCCCGCCTGAATATCGTGAGACTCGGCATCGATCGACTATTGGACGACCCCGCCCTTCATGGGCCGCTTCGAGGCCGCCGCGTGGCGTTGCTCGGCCACCCGGCATCCATGACCGCCGCCGGCCAACACAGCCTGGACGCGCTGATGGCGCTAGGCGACGTGAACGTGACCGCCGCCTTCGGCCCTCAACACGGAATGCGTGGCGACAAGCAAGACAACATGGTCGAGACGGAAGACACCCTGGATTCGCGACACGGTATCCCGGTCTTCAGCCTTTACGGCAAGGTACGCTATCCGACGGGTGCAATGCTCGATCACTTCGATGTCCTACTGGTGGATCTGCAGGACATCGGGACCCGCATCTATACCTACGTCACGACGCTTGCCTATCTGATCGACGCTTGCGCCGCGGCAGGCAAAACCCTCCGGGTCTTGGATCGACCCAACCCCGCCGGACGCCCGATCGAGGGCAGCATCCTGGAAGCAGGCTGGGAGAGCTTCGTCGGCGCAGGTCCGCTCATCATGCGTCACGGACTGACCTTCGGGGAGCTGGCCCGCTGGTTTGTCGCCTACCGCGGTCACGATATCGACCTCGAGGTGATCGCGATGGACGGTTACCGCCCCGAGGTCGGCCCCGGTTTCGGCTGGCCCGCCATGGAACTGCCCTGGATCAACCCCAGTCCCAACGCCGCGAGCCTCAATATGGCCCGCTGCTTCCCCGGCACCGTCCTGTTGGAAGGAACAACACTCTCCGAAGGGCGCGGCACCACGGTGTCGCTGGAGGTCGTCGGCGCGCCGGACCTGGACTTCGAGCGCGTACTCGAACGCATGCGCACCGAATCCGCGGATTGGACAGAGGGTGCCTTGATCCGCCCCTGCTGGTTCGAGCCGACCTTCCACAAGCATGCCGGGCTGCTCTGCTCGGGGCTGCAGATCCACACCGACTATCACGGCTACCGTCACGATCGCTTCAAGCCGTACCGACTGATTGCGCTTCTGTTGAAGGCCGTTCGATCCGAATACCCGGATTATCCGATCTGGCGCGACTTCCCCTACGAGTACGAGACCGAGCGTCTGGCCATCGACCTACTCTCGGGCGGTACCTTCCTGCGCGACTGGGTCGACGACCCGGAGGCCCGGCCCGGCGACCTGGAACTGCGTCTGAGTGCCGACGAGGCACAATGGGCCGAGTCGACAGCGGAGGTCCGGCTCTATTAGTGGAAGGTGAATCATCCGAGTGGCGATTCGACGTTACGCTGCGGGTGAGCGAGCGTCGCGGAAGCGGATCGTCACGAGAAGCCCGTCGGCATCGCCGCCGAGGGCGATGGACGCCTGGTGCAGATCGAGCGCCGCTTTGACGAGGCTCAACCCGAGTCCACTGCCGGGGGTCGAGCGACTGTCGTCGAGCCGGACGAAACGATCGAGGACCCGCTCGCGCGCCTCCGGCGGAATGCCGGGTCCGGAATCGCGAATCGTCAATATCACGCCGTCCTCCCGAGACGCGACGGCAAGCGCGATGGTCCCGCGCGGCGGCGTGTATTTGATGGCGTTGTCGACCAGATTGACCAAGGCCTGAAACAGAAGATCGCGGTCACCCATGACCTGGGCCGGTCCATCGAGTCGAAGCGTTAAGCTCTGGCCCTTCTCGGCCGCGAGCGGCTCGTAGAGCTCGGCCAAATCCTCCATCAAGGCACCGAGATCCACGCGCGCGAAGGCGGCCCGTCGGGCGCCGGACTCGATGCGTGCGATCCGCAGCAAGGCATTGAAGGTCCCGAGCATCTCCTCGGCATCGGCGATCGCCTCGCCTGCGAGCGAGCGAGCGTTCTCGCAATCTTCGAGCTCGTTGTAGAGCAGCTCGAGCTTGGTTCGCACACGCGTCAGAGGGGTGCGCAGATCATGGGCGATGTTGTCCGAGACCTGACGGACGCCCGCCATCAGCTGCTCGATGCGCTCCAGCATCCGGTTGAGATTCTCGGCCAGCTCGTCGAAATCGTCGCCGCTGCCGTT
This region includes:
- a CDS encoding exo-beta-N-acetylmuramidase NamZ family protein, encoding MVRLGIDRLLDDPALHGPLRGRRVALLGHPASMTAAGQHSLDALMALGDVNVTAAFGPQHGMRGDKQDNMVETEDTLDSRHGIPVFSLYGKVRYPTGAMLDHFDVLLVDLQDIGTRIYTYVTTLAYLIDACAAAGKTLRVLDRPNPAGRPIEGSILEAGWESFVGAGPLIMRHGLTFGELARWFVAYRGHDIDLEVIAMDGYRPEVGPGFGWPAMELPWINPSPNAASLNMARCFPGTVLLEGTTLSEGRGTTVSLEVVGAPDLDFERVLERMRTESADWTEGALIRPCWFEPTFHKHAGLLCSGLQIHTDYHGYRHDRFKPYRLIALLLKAVRSEYPDYPIWRDFPYEYETERLAIDLLSGGTFLRDWVDDPEARPGDLELRLSADEAQWAESTAEVRLY
- a CDS encoding sensor histidine kinase produces the protein MSDTGHPPSALRARAANTLRSSTFRLAVLYVLLLGVSVGILMAFIYWSTAGYMDRQTAATIEAEIRGLAEQYRRRGLAGLSSVISERVARDPVGSSVYLLVDDNLERLAGNLDRWPTGFPGSEGWIRFRLRERGPDRAEEHAARGQVFLLRGGLRLLVGRDVRDLEATRALILDALAWGLAITAALALLGGWVMSAGVMRRLEIINQTAGKIMAGDLSRRIPLNGSGDDFDELAENLNRMLERIEQLMAGVRQVSDNIAHDLRTPLTRVRTKLELLYNELEDCENARSLAGEAIADAEEMLGTFNALLRIARIESGARRAAFARVDLGALMEDLAELYEPLAAEKGQSLTLRLDGPAQVMGDRDLLFQALVNLVDNAIKYTPPRGTIALAVASREDGVILTIRDSGPGIPPEARERVLDRFVRLDDSRSTPGSGLGLSLVKAALDLHQASIALGGDADGLLVTIRFRDARSPAA
- a CDS encoding DEAD/DEAH box helicase — protein: MSFDSLGLQADLLRAVATQRYARPTPIQLQAIPEILAGHDLLAGAQTGTGKTAAFVLPLLQRLSEKGHPQRHPRALILTPTRELAAQVGERVHAYGLHLPLRSAIVFGGVGMQPQINQLQRGVDVLIATPGRLLDHAGRRTVDLSRVEMLVLDEADRMLDMGFIHDIRRIIQFLPERRQNLLFSATYSDDIRRLADGLLKRPKFIEVARRNTAAETVTQAAHPVDKARKRDLLAHLFRREEWHQVLVFTRTKAGANRLVEHLGREGITAAAIHGNKSQSARTRALDDFKRGSVRALVATDIAARGLDIVDLPQVVNFELPNVAEDYVHRIGRTGRAGAGGKALSLVSHDERGLLQGIQRLLRKEIALDPVVGFEPSLIPPESEPDRSLGGRRDSRGQNRPARKPLTAAASAAGKRPWRGGDRRGRGATP
- a CDS encoding RNA recognition motif domain-containing protein — protein: MNIYVGNLAYGVTQDELKTAFSAYGEISSVNLITDKFTGESKGFGFVEMPNNSEADAAIKGLNETPLKGRNLKVNQAKPRGERPSRGPRW
- a CDS encoding H-NS histone family protein, with the protein product MEYANLSVDEIQQQLAEIESSKAELKRALEVRRQEAKSEVAQQIKGLIAQYGYELEDILPLVESKRRRAGASVRRASTGGRQYTRYVDPENSDNVYVRGVLPGWMKQKMAEQGYDPSSKADREAFKSSYLQAVDA
- a CDS encoding IS701 family transposase; amino-acid sequence: MFPLPASIVSVLQPFACLFTAPTLAHLHVLLTGTLLAQGPRTVTAALRAMGLSAERRFERYHRVLNRARWSSRQGARILLGLLLGMLPAQVPIVVAVDETLERRKGARIRAKGMYRDAVRSSRGKVVTCLGLEWICMALLVPVPWSTRPWALPFLTRLAPSKRADEAAARHHRTVVELTIGMVWLVSRWLQQRRWILLGDGSYSCIQLGWEVLAAQATLITRLRLDARLFAFPEPVPAGRRGPKPKKGGVLAKLATREEAAHTRGEEVAIQWYGQPKTLRLLSEVCLWHTAGWPPLPIRWVLVVDPEGRLPTQAFFTTDLNMAPARVVELFVQRWSLEVTFEEVRRHLGVETQRQWNDLAIARTTPMLMALFSLVCLMVYRWRERWDALPRSTAWYLKSHATFSDCLALVRRTIWAEENYAYSRSEGEMVLISSKRLDRLLEQLAATA
- the queA gene encoding tRNA preQ1(34) S-adenosylmethionine ribosyltransferase-isomerase QueA, which produces MRLRDFHYDLPADLIAQRPLPDRGASRLLALDPLREGCRDLFFRDLPRLLRPGDLLVFNNTRVMRARLLGHKDTGGRVEILIERVLGAREALAQVRASKSLKPGRWIDLGAGVRLLVRRREGDLYRLGLTEGSFADLMSAQGHIPLPPYIQRPDDASDDARYQTVYARHSGAVAAPTAGLHFDEAMLARLREMGVAFAEVTLHVGAGTFQPVRVDDLDRHEMHAEWIDVNEEVCRQVHSTRAGGGRIVAVGTTSVRSLESAAAEGELRPFRGDSRLFIRPGYRFRVVDAMITNFHLPESTLLMLVSAFSGYRPVMDAYRHAVEARYRFFSYGDAMFLSRNAEDTAQEDAMLDQSSSR